From the genome of Mastacembelus armatus chromosome 21, fMasArm1.2, whole genome shotgun sequence:
TTATAAAAAGGCAGGACTGAGTTTTGTTGTAaaagatgtagtctgctctccagTTAGACTCTGCTACATTATTCAGTGAGGTGTTATTGTTTCTCAGGCTAAACCCAATGATATGAAAGGGGGTAGACTAAAGAGAAAatcaatccaattcagcagcatgacaaactacaacctccaaaatgatcaacatttgaatcaacacgtctctgaaacagtttgaccacaaactgaacattatcaccttcatgaaagagggtttattacaggactgttggattagactgacaaagttatagttaggtggacctaataaactgacaatggagtgtttatactttaccaatacacccagatatgatgccaatatgaaaatattcagtcacttaacagttaagccacaacaaactggaaacacaagaatcaaactgacaattagaatcaaactgtatttctgggttctgcagcaaattgcttagttagtagtgattacatagtgtagttgaagctgataatgctctttactgtgatttagggttttagaaacatctttacactcaatacttttcaaggctcagagaaatcacatctctgttttattctgacactaaacaatgactgtacaacagttatcagtgttagtacattagactgttttacctggacagaacaatttcctgaggtgtttataaatttctttcatttttagtccatatatgatggGATTTAgaagaggatgatacaaaattatTTGTATCGACATTATTAAAcgcacaatttttggaaaatcagtttccatttgaactagaattacatcaaatgaacccaaacaAGAAAAGTTGatcagaacaatcaggtgaggtaaacaggtctgtgcagcttttctcctgacttctctaccacttcgataggtgattataaatatccttatgtaggtaaaaaggatgaaaagcacagggagaattaaaagattaacaaaacaaatcaaaccaaATATACCTCTTTCTCTACTACAATACAGTTGGTTAATTGTGCTATTACAAGTTATACCTTTGAAATTAAAGTTACAGAGTTTAACATTAACACTTGTTGCAGTtggcactgctaactgaccagcaggcagaatccaagctacaaccagtaaaatatacacgtttcttttcctcatgatagttggatactgtagaggtttacatatagacacatacctgtcataggacatggctgccaacagtaaaaactctgaaccacctaaagaataaccaacttgaaactgaaaaagacatgcaggatatgatatgattggtttttcagataaaacatcaaacagaatctttgggtaaagagcagtgctgaaaagaacagagttcagtaacaaagctgcaatgaaaatgtacataggctcatggaggtttttgtgaatcactatcagacacacaatcgtagaattactgcagattattagaatatatgctgtaaacatgatcacaaaataaacaaatctatatttgtccagttccacatatgcatcaatagttatatatgttatatttaggttattatccattaaggtttaaaaacaaagtgttaatgacaaagacttgaagtatcaaagcaaagatcacatgaacatattatacagtatatctgtcattggattgtctaatgtattcactgatacccgaccttgacatgaacttgtgtgtgtgttgaaatattgcaacaaatacaaacctccagaatacaaagtgaactgtttgactctgtgggttgatttttatcagcttgtttctccctccatggatctcattaaactctccaccaagagctgtcgtcatgtgaacaacatcagactctacaggcctgaaccagtggaggcccatggtatagctgacacaggtaGTTTTCTATGGTGCTAATGGACATCAGCTACCTTCAGGTCAACGTTTGAGGGTGGCTCACTCAGTGACTTGGTACCAGTCTGACACGACTCCAACTGGGGGCTAGTGGGCCTGGTTGCACCTTGAGTTGAATCAGTGTGAAAGCAGACTCTGGACAAGGCTCACTGCAAAGAGAATGGGAGGCTGCAGAATACCCTGCAGAGTTAAACAATTGATGAAGAGGGAATCACTATCGCACAAGAAGGCCTGCAGACTTTCCTAAATTTCTCCAACATTAGCTTCTCATAATATTATTCAACTGTGTGTGGTGTCCTTTGTCAAGAACAACGATTGTGTCTTATGCTATTAGTAGTATCAACGAGAGCAGAAAAAACAATGCTGAAAGTAACATCGAGAAGGAATCTCAGGTCTAGGAAAAgctcagaaaattaaaaagatgaTCTGAGAGAAATCTTCCTAACCAGCCAAGAGGAGAAGAATGATGGAAAAACGAATTGCAGAGGAGAAGAATGATGGAAAAACGAATTGCAACAGGCCAGTGATGTTCACTGATTACACAATCTGGTCAAAAATagctccaaggtttttcacagtagtgcaggaggccagggttatgccatctaaagtagctatacaATTAGAATAGCTATTTCTGAGggttttaggcccaaatacaataacttctgttttctctgaatttaaaagtagaaagttttGGTCATAAAGACCTTTATGCCAGTTAGACATGATTGAAGTttagctaactggtttgtgttatcaggtttcatagatagataaagctgagtgtcatctgcataaaaagtggtaattaatagagtgctggcgaatgacatatcctaaaggaaatATGTAGAagatgaacagaatcggtcctagcacagaaccttgtggaactccataaataacttttgtgcacgtggaaggttcatcatggacatgaacaaactggaatttgTCTGATAAACAAGATTGgaatcattttaatgctgttcctctgataccagtcacatgctccagtctctgtgaTAAGATGTTGCGGccaatagtgtcgaatgcagcactaaggtctaggaggacaagtatagagaCAAGTCaattatctgaggctaagagaagatcattggtgacttttaacagtgctgtttctgtgctatgatgtgctctaaatcctgattggaaatcttcaaatagttcattcctgtgtaagtggtctgatagctgcttaacaacagctttttctaggattttagaaataaatggcaggttggatattggtctataattagccaagactcctgaatcaagactaggctttttgagtttGACTACTGCAGTCATAAAGgtctgtggtacatagcctgatactagagataaagtCTAATAAAGCTGAGTtaactaatggcagggtgcctttaagcagtctagtcgggatggggtctgagagacacgttgatgatttagatgaagcaactactgatgtaaattcagagagatctataggagagaagcagtctaaacataacaaGGTCTTATAGATGACTCatgagctactgtagtagaagattcatttattgcaggtataggaagc
Proteins encoded in this window:
- the LOC113123862 gene encoding olfactory receptor 11A1-like gives rise to the protein MDNNLNITYITIDAYVELDKYRFVYFVIMFTAYILIICSNSTIVCLIVIHKNLHEPMYIFIAALLLNSVLFSTALYPKILFDVLSEKPIISYPACLFQFQVGYSLGGSEFLLLAAMSYDRYVSICKPLQYPTIMRKRNVYILLVVAWILPAGQLAVPTATSVNVKLCNFNFKGITCNSTINQLYCSRERGIFGLICFVNLLILPVLFILFTYIRIFIITYRSGREVRRKAAQTCLPHLIVLINFSCLGSFDVILVQMETDFPKIVRLIMSIQIILYHPLLNPIIYGLKMKEIYKHLRK